The following proteins are co-located in the Scomber scombrus chromosome 2, fScoSco1.1, whole genome shotgun sequence genome:
- the abcc10 gene encoding ATP-binding cassette sub-family C member 10 isoform X2 — protein sequence MRDFWPAALVSGLCHTDQQDPFPVWQDGHVTPCFNQLVLGALPHAGMAVFSACYLGMARSSLLQTSPPCGWTLRLVSALLAALLFTADVVLVSLLQQGDMYLDILADSCAILAWLVHFGAITVLQRTVFRRTRGPTLLFLLVLLSIPNLVFSLMFYCDNKEYLSLSDPLRFTRFVLTSVRTLPLLVYLLAFVFPCISDAGYTLYINAVDGSPLLSESSQLDTGEMVAEDGSSCVSRLFYLWLTPLLRRGQRGELDRAADVYHLPRKLRTSVICRYFHQCWEACRRGAAVQNGQDQWPRPVSSSLLNGSWSSHYQEESLELEGDVRLLSVLHKAFGLRYYLLGVLKLVVNLLSFAGPLLLSSLVNFMEEEGAPVSRGVWCAVGLFAATLLSSILRNIFVFEVSKVALSARAALISAIYGKALRVSSSSLAGFALGEVVNLMSTDSDRVMNFFNSFHELWTLPFTFSITLYLLYLQVGVAFLGGLGVALLLVPFNKFLASRILSNNKHMLRYKDIRVKLMTEILFGIRVIKFYNWEPHFTQKVADCRKQELSHLKALKYLDAMCVYTWAALPVVISILTFVTYVLLGHQLTAAKVFTTLALVGMLIFPLNSFPWVINGILEAKVSLERMQRFFDLTNQDLQAYYALVSPEDSQTSVLFNQGKFSWQQLDENKERETESGAAKGSLQLHNLNLHITKGSLVVVVGKVGCGKSSLLAALTGELNRLSGVVYVADRDYGFGLAAQEPWIQHASVRDNILFGKDYDTSFYQAVIEACALSDDLNVLPNGDRTKVGENGVTLSGGQKARVALARAVYMDKDIYLLDDPLAAVDSDVAEHLMQKCIVELLRGKTRVLCTHRIEFVDKADSVILMENGTIVKMGSPAEVLPLVEAVPKKRKNDQNTKEKEGVEQEEEESGSPADLCADNDADPSGAEQKQAGGLAWKVYRIYWVSVGKVLAASILLSLLLMQASKNISDWWLSHWISELKNNGSTGRNGSSSAAFSSPQLLLFSPGGLMSPLSSLQTLPSTNLSSDVRFYLTVYGSIAAANTVFTALRAFLFAYGAVCAATAIHNRLLDRVLKATVTFFDTTPLGRILNRFSSDLYSVDDSLPFTLNSLLANGFRLLGMLVVISYGLPWVLVPLLPLALLYHRTQHFYRHTSRELKRLCSLTLSPIYSHFSETLTGLGTIRASHSSARFEEEIAKRLEQNQRCLFLSNAAMQWLDIRLQLIGVTVVTGLGVIAVVQHQLDSVDPGLVGLSLSYALSITSLLSGLIFSYTQTEMQMVSVERTEEYSTGLPTESQHQNNQLPPAWPEQCWLEFRNVVLAYREGLPNALDGVSLVVRPGEKVGIVGRTGSGKSTLFLALFRMVELNQGQILLDGLDISTVGLAQLRSRLAIIPQDPFLFSGTIRENLDPCGRHLDQQLLDVLDQCHLSSVVNRMGGLDAEVGEKGKAFSVGQRQLLCLARALLTQAKVLCIDEATASVDQKTDKLLQQTIRAKFQDKTVLTIAHRINTIMDCDRVLVMQAGKVVEFDTPAALCQTDQSIFQRLVGGREQ from the exons ATGAGGGACTTTTGGCCGGCAGCGCTGGTCTCCGGCCTTTGTCACACAGACCAGCAGGACCCTTTCCCCGTGTGGCAGGATGGACACGTCACCCCCTGTTTTAACCAGCTCGTCCTCGGAGCCCTGCCTCACGCTGGGATGGCTGTTTTCAGTGCCTGCTACCTCGGCATGGCACG GAGCAGCCTCCTCCAGACGTCTCCTCCCTGCGGTTGGACGCTCAGGTTGGTCTCTGCTCTGCTGGCGGCGCTGCTCTTCACTGCAGACGTGGTCCTGGTGAgcctcctccagcagggggacaTGTACCTGGACATCCTGGCCGACAGCTGTGCCATCCTGGCCTGGCTGGTTCACTTCGGCGCCATAACGGTGCTCCAGAGGACTGTTTTTAGGAGAACCAGAGGACCTACTTTGCTGTTCCTGCTGGTTCTTCTGTCTATCCCAAACCTGGTTTTCTCTTTAATGTTTTACTGTGACAATAAGGAATATTTAAGCCTCTCAGATCCTCTCAGATTCACACGGTTTGTGCTCACCTCAGTTCGGACGCTCCCTCTTCTGGTTTATCTTCTAGCATTTGTATTCCCCTGTATCAGTGATGCTGGTTACACGTTGTACATTAACGCTGTGGATGGATCCCCGCTCCTTTCAGAGAGCAGCCAGCTTGACACGGGTGAGATGGTGGCGGAGGACGGGAGCAGCTGCGTCTCTCGGCTTTTCTACCTGTGGCTTACCCCTCTGCTCAGGCGAGGGCAGCGAGGCGAGCTCGACAGAGCGGCAGATGTTTATCATCTTCCTCGAAAACTGCGCACCAGTGTGATCTGTCGGTACTTCCACCAGTGCTGGGAGGCGTGCCGGAGAGGGGCGGCGGTGCAGAACGGGCAGGATCAGTGGCCCAGGCCGGTCAGCAGCAGCCTTCTGAACGGCAGCTGGAGTTCACACTACCAGGAGGAATCTCTGGAGCTGGAGGGCGACGTCAGGCTCCTAAGTGTGCTGCACAAGGCATTTGGGCTGCGATATTACCTTCTTGGAGTGCTGAAGTTGGTTGTCAACCTGCTGAGCTTTGCAGGTCCGCTTCTCCTCAGCAGTCTGGTGAACTTTATGGAGGAAGAGGGGGCTCCGGTCAGCAGGGGCGTCTGGTGTGCTGTGGGGCTTTTTGCCgccaccctcctctcctccatcctccgTAACATCTTTGTCTTTGAGGTTTCCAAGGTGGCGCTGTCAGCTCGTGCCGCTCTCATTTCGGCCATCTACGGCAAAGCCCTGCgggtcagcagcagcagcctggcCGGCTTCGCTCTTGGGGAGGTGGTGAACTTAATGAGTACGGACAGCGACCGCGTCATGAACTTCTTCAACAGCTTTCATGAACTGTGGACTCTTCCCTTCACCTTCTCCATCACCCTCTACCTGCTGTACCTGCAGGTGGGGGTGGCCTTCCTGGGAGGGCTCGGCGTGGCGCTGCTGCTGGTCCCTTTCAACAAGTTCCTGGCCTCCCGTATCCTTagcaacaacaaacacatgctCAGGTACAAGGACATCCGGGTCAAg CTAATGACAGAAATCCTCTTCGGCATTCGTGTCATCAAGTTTTACAACTGGGAGCCTCACTTCACTCAGAAAGTGGCCGACTGTCGCAAACAGGAGCTGTCTCACCTCAAGGCCCTCAAGTACCTGGATGccatgtgtgtgtacacctgGGCCGCTCTGCCCGTGGTCATCTCCATCCTCACCTTCGTCACCTACGTGCTGCTCGGACACCAGCTGACCGCAGCCAAG GTGTTCACCACGCTGGCTCTGGTGGGGATGTTGATCTTCCCTCTCAACTCGTTCCCCTGGGTGATTAACGGCATCCTGGAGGCCAAAGTGTCTCTGGAGCGAATGCAGCGCTTCTTTGACCTGACCAACCAGGACCTGCAGGCGTACTATGCCCTCG TGTCTCCTGAAGACAGCCAGACGTCGGTCCTGTTTAATCAGGGAAAGTTTTCTTGGCAGCAGCTCGACgagaacaaagagagagaaactgaatcTGGAGCTGCTAAAGGAAGTCTGCAGCTGCACAATCTCAATCTACACATCACAAAG GGCTCTCTGGTGGTTGTGGTGGGGAAGGTCGGCTGTGGGAAGAGTTCGTTACTGGCTGCTCTCACTGGAGAACTCAACAG GCTCAGCGGAGTGGTGTATGTTGCAGACAGAGACTACGGTTTTGGTCTGGCAGCTCAGGAGCCGTGGATCCAGCATGCGTCCGTCCGGGACAACATTCTGTTCGGCAAAGACTACGATACCTCCTTCTACCAGGCCGTGATCGAGGCCTGCGCACTCTCAGACGACCTCAAC gTTTTGCCGAATGGTGACAGGACAAAAGTGGGAGAGAACGGAGTGACTCTGAGCGGAGGACAGAAGGCTCGAGTGGCCCTCGCCAGAGCTGTTTACATG GACAAAGACATCTACCTCCTCGATGACCCGCTGGCTGCGGTCGATTCAGACGTGGCCGAACACCTCATGCAGAAATGCATCGTTGAACTCCTCAGAGGAAAGACCCGAGTCCTCTGCACGCACCGCATCGAGTTTGTGGACAAAGCGGACTCTGTGATCCTCATGGAGAACGGGACGATCGTCAAAATGG GCTCACCAGCAGAAGTCCTTCCTCTGGTAGAGGCGGTGCCGAAAAAACGGAAGAATGACCAGAACACGAAGGAGAAAG AAGGtgtggagcaggaggaggaggagtcggGCTCACCTGCTGATCTGTGTGCGGACAATGATGCTGACCCCTCGGGGGCGGAGCAGAAACAGGCGGGGGGGCTGGCGTGGAAAGTTTACCGCATCTACTGGGTGTCTGTGGGCAAAGTGCTCGCCGCCTCCATCCTGTTATCTCTGCTCCTCATGCAAG CCTCTAAGAACATTTCCGACTGGTGGCTGTCACACTGGATCTCAGAGCTGAAAAACAACGGTTCCACTGGGAGGAATGGTTCCTCCTCAGCTGCCTTCAGTTCACCtcagctgctgcttttctcaCCAGGAGGCCTGAT gtcaCCTCTCTCCTCGCTGCAAACGCTCCCTTCGACCAATTTGAGCTCAGACGTCAGGTTTTATCTGACGGTGTACGGCTCCATCGCTGCAGCCAACACTGTCTTCACCGCCCTCCGAGCCTTCCTCTTTGCGTACGGAGCCGTCTGCGCCGCAACGGCCATCCACAACAGACTCCTGGATCGAGTCCTTAAG GCCACAGTGACCTTCTTCGACACCACTCCGCTGGGTCGCATACTCAACCGCTTCTCCTCGGACCTGTACAGCGTGGATGACAGTCTGCCATTCACCCTGAACTCCTTACTGGCCAACGGCTTCCGCCTGCTGGGCATGCTGGTGGTGATAAGCTACGGCCTGCCCTGGGTCCTAGTGCCCTTACTTCCTCTGGCTCTGCTCTACCACCGCACTCAGCACTTCTACCGGCACACCTCTCGGGAGCTGAAGCGCCTGTGCAGCCTCACCCTGTCGCCCATTTACTCGCACTTCTCTGAGACGCTGACCGGCCTGGGAACCATCCGGGCCAGTCACAGCTCTGCCAG GTTTGAGGAGGAAATCGCCAAGCGTCTGGAGCAGAACCAGCGCTGCCTGTTCCTCAGCAATGCTGCCATGCAGTGGCTGGACATCCGCCTGCAGCTGATTGGTGTCACTGTGGTGACGGGCCTCGGGGTGATCGCTGTGGTCCAGCACCAGTTGGATTCAGTTGATCCAG GTCTGGTGGGTCTGTCTCTGTCCTATGCTCTGTCCATCACATCCCTGCTGTCTGGCCTCATATTCAGCTACACTCAGACAGAGATGCAGATGGTAAGCGTGGAGCGGACTGAGGAGTACTCTACCGGCCTGCCGACCGAATCGCAGCATCAAAACAATCAG TTGCCCCCGGCGTGGCCCGAGCAGTGCTGGTTGGAGTTCCGTAATGTGGTTTTGGCATACAGGGAAGGTCTTCCTAACGCTTTGGATGGGGTGAGCCTGGTGGTGCGACCCGGGGAGAAAGTAGGCATCGTGGGGCGAACGGGCTCTGGCAAATCCACCCTGTTCTTGGCCCTGTTCCGTATGGTGGAGCTCAACCAGGGTCAGATACTCCTGGATGGGCTGGACATCAGCACTGTAGGTCTGGCTCAGCTCAG GTCCAGGTTGGCCATTATTCCTCAGGACCCCTTTCTTTTCAGCGGGACCATCAGGGAGAATCTGGACCCCTGTGGGCGACACCTGGATCAGCAGCTGCTGGATGTTCTGGACCAATGCCATCTCAGCTCTGTGGTTAACAGGATGG gTGGTTTGGATGCTGAGGtgggagagaaaggaaaagccTTCTCTGTGGGACAGAGGCAGCTCCTGTGTCTGGCGAGAGCTCTGCTGACTCAGGCCAAG GTTCTGTGTATCGATGAAGCAACAGCCAGCGTGGATCAGAAGACGGACAAACTACTGCAACAGACCATCAGAGCAAAGTTTCAGGACAAAACCGTACTCACTATCGCTCACAG GATCAACACCATCATGGACTGTGACCGGGTGCTGGTGATGCAAGCTGGGAAGGTGGTGGAGTTCGacacacctgctgctctctgccaAACCGACCAGTCCATCTTCCAGAGGCTGGTCGGAGGGAGAGAACAGTga
- the abcc10 gene encoding ATP-binding cassette sub-family C member 10 isoform X1 has translation MRDFWPAALVSGLCHTDQQDPFPVWQDGHVTPCFNQLVLGALPHAGMAVFSACYLGMARSSLLQTSPPCGWTLRLVSALLAALLFTADVVLVSLLQQGDMYLDILADSCAILAWLVHFGAITVLQRTVFRRTRGPTLLFLLVLLSIPNLVFSLMFYCDNKEYLSLSDPLRFTRFVLTSVRTLPLLVYLLAFVFPCISDAGYTLYINAVDGSPLLSESSQLDTGEMVAEDGSSCVSRLFYLWLTPLLRRGQRGELDRAADVYHLPRKLRTSVICRYFHQCWEACRRGAAVQNGQDQWPRPVSSSLLNGSWSSHYQEESLELEGDVRLLSVLHKAFGLRYYLLGVLKLVVNLLSFAGPLLLSSLVNFMEEEGAPVSRGVWCAVGLFAATLLSSILRNIFVFEVSKVALSARAALISAIYGKALRVSSSSLAGFALGEVVNLMSTDSDRVMNFFNSFHELWTLPFTFSITLYLLYLQVGVAFLGGLGVALLLVPFNKFLASRILSNNKHMLRYKDIRVKLMTEILFGIRVIKFYNWEPHFTQKVADCRKQELSHLKALKYLDAMCVYTWAALPVVISILTFVTYVLLGHQLTAAKVFTTLALVGMLIFPLNSFPWVINGILEAKVSLERMQRFFDLTNQDLQAYYALVSPEDSQTSVLFNQGKFSWQQLDENKERETESGAAKGSLQLHNLNLHITKGSLVVVVGKVGCGKSSLLAALTGELNRLSGVVYVADRDYGFGLAAQEPWIQHASVRDNILFGKDYDTSFYQAVIEACALSDDLNVLPNGDRTKVGENGVTLSGGQKARVALARAVYMDKDIYLLDDPLAAVDSDVAEHLMQKCIVELLRGKTRVLCTHRIEFVDKADSVILMENGTIVKMGSPAEVLPLVEAVPKKRKNDQNTKEKAEGVEQEEEESGSPADLCADNDADPSGAEQKQAGGLAWKVYRIYWVSVGKVLAASILLSLLLMQASKNISDWWLSHWISELKNNGSTGRNGSSSAAFSSPQLLLFSPGGLMSPLSSLQTLPSTNLSSDVRFYLTVYGSIAAANTVFTALRAFLFAYGAVCAATAIHNRLLDRVLKATVTFFDTTPLGRILNRFSSDLYSVDDSLPFTLNSLLANGFRLLGMLVVISYGLPWVLVPLLPLALLYHRTQHFYRHTSRELKRLCSLTLSPIYSHFSETLTGLGTIRASHSSARFEEEIAKRLEQNQRCLFLSNAAMQWLDIRLQLIGVTVVTGLGVIAVVQHQLDSVDPGLVGLSLSYALSITSLLSGLIFSYTQTEMQMVSVERTEEYSTGLPTESQHQNNQLPPAWPEQCWLEFRNVVLAYREGLPNALDGVSLVVRPGEKVGIVGRTGSGKSTLFLALFRMVELNQGQILLDGLDISTVGLAQLRSRLAIIPQDPFLFSGTIRENLDPCGRHLDQQLLDVLDQCHLSSVVNRMGGLDAEVGEKGKAFSVGQRQLLCLARALLTQAKVLCIDEATASVDQKTDKLLQQTIRAKFQDKTVLTIAHRINTIMDCDRVLVMQAGKVVEFDTPAALCQTDQSIFQRLVGGREQ, from the exons ATGAGGGACTTTTGGCCGGCAGCGCTGGTCTCCGGCCTTTGTCACACAGACCAGCAGGACCCTTTCCCCGTGTGGCAGGATGGACACGTCACCCCCTGTTTTAACCAGCTCGTCCTCGGAGCCCTGCCTCACGCTGGGATGGCTGTTTTCAGTGCCTGCTACCTCGGCATGGCACG GAGCAGCCTCCTCCAGACGTCTCCTCCCTGCGGTTGGACGCTCAGGTTGGTCTCTGCTCTGCTGGCGGCGCTGCTCTTCACTGCAGACGTGGTCCTGGTGAgcctcctccagcagggggacaTGTACCTGGACATCCTGGCCGACAGCTGTGCCATCCTGGCCTGGCTGGTTCACTTCGGCGCCATAACGGTGCTCCAGAGGACTGTTTTTAGGAGAACCAGAGGACCTACTTTGCTGTTCCTGCTGGTTCTTCTGTCTATCCCAAACCTGGTTTTCTCTTTAATGTTTTACTGTGACAATAAGGAATATTTAAGCCTCTCAGATCCTCTCAGATTCACACGGTTTGTGCTCACCTCAGTTCGGACGCTCCCTCTTCTGGTTTATCTTCTAGCATTTGTATTCCCCTGTATCAGTGATGCTGGTTACACGTTGTACATTAACGCTGTGGATGGATCCCCGCTCCTTTCAGAGAGCAGCCAGCTTGACACGGGTGAGATGGTGGCGGAGGACGGGAGCAGCTGCGTCTCTCGGCTTTTCTACCTGTGGCTTACCCCTCTGCTCAGGCGAGGGCAGCGAGGCGAGCTCGACAGAGCGGCAGATGTTTATCATCTTCCTCGAAAACTGCGCACCAGTGTGATCTGTCGGTACTTCCACCAGTGCTGGGAGGCGTGCCGGAGAGGGGCGGCGGTGCAGAACGGGCAGGATCAGTGGCCCAGGCCGGTCAGCAGCAGCCTTCTGAACGGCAGCTGGAGTTCACACTACCAGGAGGAATCTCTGGAGCTGGAGGGCGACGTCAGGCTCCTAAGTGTGCTGCACAAGGCATTTGGGCTGCGATATTACCTTCTTGGAGTGCTGAAGTTGGTTGTCAACCTGCTGAGCTTTGCAGGTCCGCTTCTCCTCAGCAGTCTGGTGAACTTTATGGAGGAAGAGGGGGCTCCGGTCAGCAGGGGCGTCTGGTGTGCTGTGGGGCTTTTTGCCgccaccctcctctcctccatcctccgTAACATCTTTGTCTTTGAGGTTTCCAAGGTGGCGCTGTCAGCTCGTGCCGCTCTCATTTCGGCCATCTACGGCAAAGCCCTGCgggtcagcagcagcagcctggcCGGCTTCGCTCTTGGGGAGGTGGTGAACTTAATGAGTACGGACAGCGACCGCGTCATGAACTTCTTCAACAGCTTTCATGAACTGTGGACTCTTCCCTTCACCTTCTCCATCACCCTCTACCTGCTGTACCTGCAGGTGGGGGTGGCCTTCCTGGGAGGGCTCGGCGTGGCGCTGCTGCTGGTCCCTTTCAACAAGTTCCTGGCCTCCCGTATCCTTagcaacaacaaacacatgctCAGGTACAAGGACATCCGGGTCAAg CTAATGACAGAAATCCTCTTCGGCATTCGTGTCATCAAGTTTTACAACTGGGAGCCTCACTTCACTCAGAAAGTGGCCGACTGTCGCAAACAGGAGCTGTCTCACCTCAAGGCCCTCAAGTACCTGGATGccatgtgtgtgtacacctgGGCCGCTCTGCCCGTGGTCATCTCCATCCTCACCTTCGTCACCTACGTGCTGCTCGGACACCAGCTGACCGCAGCCAAG GTGTTCACCACGCTGGCTCTGGTGGGGATGTTGATCTTCCCTCTCAACTCGTTCCCCTGGGTGATTAACGGCATCCTGGAGGCCAAAGTGTCTCTGGAGCGAATGCAGCGCTTCTTTGACCTGACCAACCAGGACCTGCAGGCGTACTATGCCCTCG TGTCTCCTGAAGACAGCCAGACGTCGGTCCTGTTTAATCAGGGAAAGTTTTCTTGGCAGCAGCTCGACgagaacaaagagagagaaactgaatcTGGAGCTGCTAAAGGAAGTCTGCAGCTGCACAATCTCAATCTACACATCACAAAG GGCTCTCTGGTGGTTGTGGTGGGGAAGGTCGGCTGTGGGAAGAGTTCGTTACTGGCTGCTCTCACTGGAGAACTCAACAG GCTCAGCGGAGTGGTGTATGTTGCAGACAGAGACTACGGTTTTGGTCTGGCAGCTCAGGAGCCGTGGATCCAGCATGCGTCCGTCCGGGACAACATTCTGTTCGGCAAAGACTACGATACCTCCTTCTACCAGGCCGTGATCGAGGCCTGCGCACTCTCAGACGACCTCAAC gTTTTGCCGAATGGTGACAGGACAAAAGTGGGAGAGAACGGAGTGACTCTGAGCGGAGGACAGAAGGCTCGAGTGGCCCTCGCCAGAGCTGTTTACATG GACAAAGACATCTACCTCCTCGATGACCCGCTGGCTGCGGTCGATTCAGACGTGGCCGAACACCTCATGCAGAAATGCATCGTTGAACTCCTCAGAGGAAAGACCCGAGTCCTCTGCACGCACCGCATCGAGTTTGTGGACAAAGCGGACTCTGTGATCCTCATGGAGAACGGGACGATCGTCAAAATGG GCTCACCAGCAGAAGTCCTTCCTCTGGTAGAGGCGGTGCCGAAAAAACGGAAGAATGACCAGAACACGAAGGAGAAAG CAGAAGGtgtggagcaggaggaggaggagtcggGCTCACCTGCTGATCTGTGTGCGGACAATGATGCTGACCCCTCGGGGGCGGAGCAGAAACAGGCGGGGGGGCTGGCGTGGAAAGTTTACCGCATCTACTGGGTGTCTGTGGGCAAAGTGCTCGCCGCCTCCATCCTGTTATCTCTGCTCCTCATGCAAG CCTCTAAGAACATTTCCGACTGGTGGCTGTCACACTGGATCTCAGAGCTGAAAAACAACGGTTCCACTGGGAGGAATGGTTCCTCCTCAGCTGCCTTCAGTTCACCtcagctgctgcttttctcaCCAGGAGGCCTGAT gtcaCCTCTCTCCTCGCTGCAAACGCTCCCTTCGACCAATTTGAGCTCAGACGTCAGGTTTTATCTGACGGTGTACGGCTCCATCGCTGCAGCCAACACTGTCTTCACCGCCCTCCGAGCCTTCCTCTTTGCGTACGGAGCCGTCTGCGCCGCAACGGCCATCCACAACAGACTCCTGGATCGAGTCCTTAAG GCCACAGTGACCTTCTTCGACACCACTCCGCTGGGTCGCATACTCAACCGCTTCTCCTCGGACCTGTACAGCGTGGATGACAGTCTGCCATTCACCCTGAACTCCTTACTGGCCAACGGCTTCCGCCTGCTGGGCATGCTGGTGGTGATAAGCTACGGCCTGCCCTGGGTCCTAGTGCCCTTACTTCCTCTGGCTCTGCTCTACCACCGCACTCAGCACTTCTACCGGCACACCTCTCGGGAGCTGAAGCGCCTGTGCAGCCTCACCCTGTCGCCCATTTACTCGCACTTCTCTGAGACGCTGACCGGCCTGGGAACCATCCGGGCCAGTCACAGCTCTGCCAG GTTTGAGGAGGAAATCGCCAAGCGTCTGGAGCAGAACCAGCGCTGCCTGTTCCTCAGCAATGCTGCCATGCAGTGGCTGGACATCCGCCTGCAGCTGATTGGTGTCACTGTGGTGACGGGCCTCGGGGTGATCGCTGTGGTCCAGCACCAGTTGGATTCAGTTGATCCAG GTCTGGTGGGTCTGTCTCTGTCCTATGCTCTGTCCATCACATCCCTGCTGTCTGGCCTCATATTCAGCTACACTCAGACAGAGATGCAGATGGTAAGCGTGGAGCGGACTGAGGAGTACTCTACCGGCCTGCCGACCGAATCGCAGCATCAAAACAATCAG TTGCCCCCGGCGTGGCCCGAGCAGTGCTGGTTGGAGTTCCGTAATGTGGTTTTGGCATACAGGGAAGGTCTTCCTAACGCTTTGGATGGGGTGAGCCTGGTGGTGCGACCCGGGGAGAAAGTAGGCATCGTGGGGCGAACGGGCTCTGGCAAATCCACCCTGTTCTTGGCCCTGTTCCGTATGGTGGAGCTCAACCAGGGTCAGATACTCCTGGATGGGCTGGACATCAGCACTGTAGGTCTGGCTCAGCTCAG GTCCAGGTTGGCCATTATTCCTCAGGACCCCTTTCTTTTCAGCGGGACCATCAGGGAGAATCTGGACCCCTGTGGGCGACACCTGGATCAGCAGCTGCTGGATGTTCTGGACCAATGCCATCTCAGCTCTGTGGTTAACAGGATGG gTGGTTTGGATGCTGAGGtgggagagaaaggaaaagccTTCTCTGTGGGACAGAGGCAGCTCCTGTGTCTGGCGAGAGCTCTGCTGACTCAGGCCAAG GTTCTGTGTATCGATGAAGCAACAGCCAGCGTGGATCAGAAGACGGACAAACTACTGCAACAGACCATCAGAGCAAAGTTTCAGGACAAAACCGTACTCACTATCGCTCACAG GATCAACACCATCATGGACTGTGACCGGGTGCTGGTGATGCAAGCTGGGAAGGTGGTGGAGTTCGacacacctgctgctctctgccaAACCGACCAGTCCATCTTCCAGAGGCTGGTCGGAGGGAGAGAACAGTga